Proteins from a genomic interval of Salvelinus alpinus chromosome 7, SLU_Salpinus.1, whole genome shotgun sequence:
- the LOC139581658 gene encoding uncharacterized protein, with translation MFTTQPSSDSPHYNMSTWLVYTPTIFRQPSLQYVYTPTIFRQPSLQYVYNPTIFRQPSLQYVYNPTIFRQPSLQYVYNPTIFRQPSLQYVYTPTIFRQPSLQYVYNPTIFRQPSLQYVYNPTIFRQPSLQYVYNPTIFRQPSLQYVYTLTIFRQPSLQYVYTPTIFRQPSLQYVYNPTIFRQPSLQYVYTPTIFRQPSLQYVYTPTIFRQPSLQYVYTPTIFRQPSLQYVYNPTIFRQPSLQYVYTPTIFRQPSLQYVYTPTIFRQPSLQYVYNSTIFRQPSLQYVYNPTIFRQPSLQYVYNPTIFRQPSLQYVYNPTIFRQPSLQYVYNPTIFRQPSLQYVHVARLQPNYLLSCILCVCLTL, from the coding sequence ATGTTTACAACTCAACCATCTTCAGACAGCCCTCACTACAATATGTCCACGTGGCTCGTTTACACCCCAACCATCTTCAGACAGCCCTCACTACAATATGTTTACACCCCAACCATCTTCAGACAGCCCTCACTACAATATGTTTACAACCCAACCATCTTCAGACAGCCCTCACTACAATATGTTTACAACCCAACCATCTTCAGACAGCCCTCACTACAATATGTTTACAACCCAACCATCTTCAGACAGCCCTCACTACAATATGTTTACACCCCAACCATCTTCAGACAGCCCTCACTACAATATGTTTACAACCCAACCATCTTCAGACAGCCCTCACTACAATATGTTTACAACCCAACCATCTTCAGACAGCCCTCACTACAATATGTTTACAACCCAACCATCTTCAGACAGCCCTCACTACAATATGTTTACACCCTAACCATCTTCAGACAGCCCTCACTACAATATGTTTACACCCCAACCATCTTCAGACAGCCCTCACTACAATATGTTTACAACCCAACCATCTTCAGACAGCCCTCACTACAATATGTTTACACCCCAACCATCTTCAGACAGCCCTCACTACAATATGTTTACACCCCAACCATCTTCAGACAGCCCTCACTACAATATGTTTACACCCCAACCATCTTCAGACAGCCCTCACTACAATATGTTTACAACCCAACCATCTTCAGACAGCCCTCACTACAATATGTTTACACCCCAACCATCTTCAGACAGCCCTCACTACAATATGTTTACACCCCAACCATCTTCAGACAGCCCTCACTACAATATGTTTACAACTCAACCATCTTCAGACAGCCCTCACTACAATATGTTTACAACCCAACCATCTTCAGACAGCCCTCACTACAATATGTTTACAACCCAACCATCTTCAGACAGCCCTCACTACAATATGTTTACAACCCAACCATCTTCAGACAGCCCTCACTACAATATGTTTACAACCCAACCATCTTCAGACAGCCCTCACTACAATATGTCCACGTGGCTCGTTTACAACCCAACTAtcttctgtcttgtattctatgTGTTTGTTTGACCCTGTAG